One window of the Colletotrichum lupini chromosome 9, complete sequence genome contains the following:
- a CDS encoding mandelate racemase/muconate lactonizing enzyme domain-containing protein codes for MFFFPSPGLGAPRQSREGLVRWRSRGVMTRGWGQVAPKKTTERGTSRHHPVWTVSSNFSLKGFSYERVPAVGRRLAWREPCRVKWGERRREEKAGKRGLHKANSVTTDRVRHPSLSSPQLLTCSTTMTLAQSFKLLSGHEIPAVGLGTWQSKPNEVKNAVEHALKSGYRHIDAAAVYDNEKEVGEGLKASGVPRKDIFVTSKLWNTHHKAEDVETALDITLSDLQTDYVDLYLIHWPVSFNKKDDATRFPLHPVTEAVDVIDVPVIETWKAMEALVKKGKIRSIGVSNFTREKIEDLWDKAEIKPAVNQIEAHPYLQQPDLLAWSKEKGVVVTAYSPLANNIYNLPRAVDDPAIAELAKSLGKEPAQLIISWSVQRGTVVLPKSVTPSRIEKNFEVFELPKDVFEKINALDRKHRYNFPARLGQDIFGESDPETLKKAVETWRCNLNFIEPGIDLQSFRKPPMTSYTGDPAPPLHTLAIDSGGGVPNPARLIPPFSTAASSRVMPMFPSLTGEGYAIRRRIGRREAAEEAGRRGSGLQADFPVIQLRQAPLCGGNISSRLPQVSWLKRLSEPLRKFAYVIGSKTPVTMGKIAKMEYFRVPPRWLFVKITDEAGNVGWGEASLEGHTQAVEGCLDAWFERYSGMEADDIEHIWQMSWRTTFYRGGPVFMSALAGIDIALWDLKARKLGLPIWQLLGGKVRDKLKVYAWIGGDRPNDVEQQARARKEQGFKAVKMNGTEDLGWLDSPDALDAAVERVKAVKALGMDAGVDFHGRVHKPMAKQLAKALEPHRPLFIEEPLLSEHLGGIKEISHLTSIPIALGERLHSRWDVKPFLEAGCVDILQPDISHVGGISEMRRIAAMAEAYDVALAPHCPLGPIALAANAQVDFASPNFVIQEMSLGIHYNSTGQDLTSYTHNPEVWKVTDGYIDLLTGPGLGIEIDEAQVRELSKDAKAWVSPGFIGPGGEIREW; via the exons ATGTTCTTCTTTCCGTC ACCCGGTCTCGGTGCCCCTCGGCAATCCCGCGAGGGACTTGTTCGATGGCGTTCTCGGGGTGTGATGACGCGGGGGTGGGGGCAAGTTGCGCCAAAGAAGACCACCGAGCGGGGAACATCCCGACACCATCCCGTCTGGACCGTCTCTAGCAACTTTAGTCTCAAGGGGTTTTCTTACGAACGGGTCCCGGCTGTCGGACGTCGTCTTGCTTGGCGGGAGCCATGCAGAGTTAAGTGGGGGGAGAGAAGACGGGAGGAAAAGGCCGGAAAAAGAGGTTTACATAAGGCCAATTCCGTGACAACGGACCGTGTTAGACACCCCTCATTAT CATCACCGCAGTTACTTACTTGCTCTACAACAATGACGTTAGCTCAGTCTTTCAAGCTTCTTTCGGGACACGAGATCCCAGCAGTTGGCCTGGGCACCTGG CAATCCAAGCCCAATGAGGTCAAGAACGCCGTTGAGCATGCACTCAAGTCGGGGTACCGCCACATTGACGCGGCAGCCGTTTACGACAACGAGAAGGAAGTCGGCGAAGGTCTCAAGGCTTCTGGCGTCCCAAGGAAAGATATTTTT GTCACCAGCAAGCTTTGGAACACCCACCACAAGGCAGAGGATGTTGAGACCGCACTAGACATTACCCTCAGCGACCTGCAGACTGACTACGTTGACTTGTACCTG ATTCACTGGCCCGTATCCTTCAACAAAAAGGACGATGCCACCCGGTTTCCCCTGCATCCCGTCACCGAGGCCGTCGACGTCATCGACGTCCCGGTGATTGAGACGTGGAAGGCAATGGAGGCCCTCGTCAAGAAGGGCAAGATCCGTTCCATCGGCGTTTCCAACTTCACCCGCGAGAAAATTGAGGACCTTTGGGACAAGGCCGAGATCAAGCCTGCGGTGAACCAAATTGAGGCGCACCCGTACCTGCAGCAGCCCGACCTCCTTGCCTGGTCCAAGGAAAAG GGTGTTGTGGTCACGGCGTACAGCCCCCTCGCTAACAACATTTACAACCTGCCTCG TGCCGTTGACGACCCCGCCATCGCCGAGTTGGCCAAGTCCCTCGGTAAGGAGCCAGCGCAGCTCATTATCAGCTGGTCTGTCCAAAGAGGCACCGTGGTGTTGCCCAAGTCCGTTACTCCCTCAAGAATCGAGAAGAACTTTGAAG TGTTTGAGCTCCCCAAGGACGTTTTTGAGAAGATCAACGCCTTGGACAGGAAGCACCGCTACAACTTTCCAGCCCGCCTCGGTCAAGACATCTTTGGCGAGTCGGACCCAGAAACGCTGAAGAAGGCGGTAGAAACTTGG CGTTGTAATCTCAATTTCATAGAGCCGGGGATAGATCTTCAGAGTTTCCGCAAACCACCAATGACTT CCTACACCGGAGACCCCGCACCACCCCTCCATACCCTGGCAATAGACTCGGGTGGTGGTGTACCGAACCCCGCACGCCTCATCCCACCCTTCTCCACCGCTGCGTCTAGCCGGGTAATGCCCATGTTCCCTTCTCTGACGGGGGAGGGATATGCGATTCGGAGGCGGATCGGGAGACGAGAGGCGGCTGAGGAGGCGGGTCGGAGAGGTTCCGGACTTCAAGCCGACTTTCCCGTCATTCAACTCCGTCAAGCTCCGCTTTGTGGTGGTAATATCAGCTCACGATTGCCTCAAGTAAGCTGGTTGAAGCGTCTATCAGA ACCCTTACGAAAGTTCGCATACGTCATTGGCAGCAAGACTCCAGTCACCATGGGTAAAATCGCAAAGATGGAGTACTTCCGAGTACCACCCAGGTGGTTATTCGTGAAGATCACCGACGAGGCGGGCAACGTCGGCTGGGGCGAAGCATCTCTCGAGGGCCACACTCAAGCCGTGGAAGGCTGTCTCGACGCCTGGTTTGAGAGGTACTCGGGCATGGAAGCTGA TGATATTGAGCACATTTGGCAAATGTCGTGGCGGACAACCTTCTACCGTGGCGGTCCAGTCTTCATGAGCGCATTGGCAGGCATCGATATTGCCTTGTGGGATCTCAAGG CGAGAAAGCTGGGCCTGCCAATTTGGCAGCTTCTGGGAGGAAAGGTCAGAGACAAGCTCAAGGTCTATGCATGGATTGGTGGTGACCGACCAAACGACGTAGAACAGCAGGC ACGAGCCCGCAAGGAACAGGGATTCAAGGCCGTCAAGATGAACGGCACAGAAGACCTCGGCTGGCTCGACTCCCCCGACGCCCTCGACGCAGCCGTCGAACGCGTCAAGGCCGTAAAAGCCCTCGGCATGGACGCCGGCGTCGACTTCCACGGCCGCGTACACAAGCCCATGGCCAAGCAACTCGCAAAGGCCCTAGAGCCGCACCGTCCGCTCTTCATCGAGGAACCCCTGCTATCCGAGCACCTGGGCGGCATCAAGGAGATCAGCCACCTCACCTCGATCCCGATTGCCCTCGGCGAGCGTCTACACAGCCGCTGGGACGTGAAGCCGTTCCTCGAGGCCGGGTGTGTGGATATCCTGCAGCCTGATATTTCTCACGTCGGTGGAATTTCCGAGATGCGAAGGATCGCGGCGATGGCGGAGGCGTATGATGTTGCGCTGGCGCCGCATTGTCCGCTGGGACCGATTGCATTGGCTGCGAATGCGCAGGTTGATTTTGCGTCGCCGAACTTTGTGATTCAGGAGATGAGTTTGGGGATTCATTACAATAGCACGGGTCAGGACCTGACGAGTTATACTCATAACCCGGAGGTGTGGAAGGTTACGGATGGCTATATTGATCTTCTTACTGGGCCTGGCTTGGGCATTGAGATTGATGAGGCGCAAGTTCGTGAGTTATCTAAGGACGCGAAGGCTTGGGTCAGCCCTGGATTCATTGGACCTGGTGGAGAGATCAGAGAGTGGTAG